The following proteins are encoded in a genomic region of Ovis canadensis isolate MfBH-ARS-UI-01 breed Bighorn chromosome 12, ARS-UI_OviCan_v2, whole genome shotgun sequence:
- the PRG4 gene encoding proteoglycan 4 isoform X4, with product MEWKILPIYLLLLSVFLIQQASSQDLSSCAGRCGEGYSRDATCNCDYNCQHYMECCPDFKKECTVELSCKGRCFESFARGRECDCDSDCKKYGKCCSDYGTFCEAVHNPTPPPPPKTAPPPPGASQTIKSTTKRSPKSPNKKKTKKVIESEEITEEHSVSENQESSSSSSSSSSTIRKIKSSKNSADNRELKKKPKVKDKKKRTPKNKPTLEPPVIDEGGSGLDNGDFKLTPTPIIPTTQRNKVTTTPKITTVKPTLPKPSLPPNSDTTKEIPSTVRETTVETKETSTTSKQTSTSAKEKTTSAKETRTAENTSTKGLAPTPEAPATSTPKAKTITRSPTPTTPKKPTPTTKEPAPTTPKEPAPTTTTKEPAPTTTKEPAPTTTTKEPAPTTPKEPAPTTTKEPAPTTTPKEPAPTTTKEPAPTTPKQPAPTTTTKEPAPTTTTKEPAPTTTKEPAPTTTKEPAPTTPKEPAPTTTPKEPAPNTEEPAPTTKEPAPTTTKEPAPTTEEPAPTTKESAPTTTKEPAPTTTPKESAPTTTKEPAPTTTTKEPAPTTPKEPAPNTTTKEPAPTTTPKEPAPTTTTKKPVPTTPKEPAPTIPKEPAPTSPKEPVPTTPKEPAPTTPKEPAPTAPKEPAPTAPNKPAPTAPNEPAPTAPKEPAPNTPKEPAPTAPKEPAPTTTPKEPAPTTTPKEPAPTTTPKEPAPTTPKKPAPTIPEEPAPTSPKEPAPTTTPKEPAPTSPKEPAPTSPKEPAPITPKEPAPTIPKEPAPTTPKEPAPAKPKEPTPNFPETPAPSSPDIPAPTTSKASTSTTAVQPATTPKSPAESTPQPPIEPTPKALGKSPKEPAVPTIKAPKVNKPEMTTTVKDKSTEKDIHSTPEITTAVAKIVTEAATKTEKATESKTPSTTTGVTSTTTKQTTSSKITPKTTLAPKVMTATKTTTKKTANKPEKTTAVPKGTATNSQVTTPKPQKPTKAPKKPTSTKKPTPRVRKPKTTPTPPKMTSVMPEPTPTSLPEAMLQTTTSPTPTPNSEIIEVNPKNEDGDAAEGEKPHVIFRPPVLTPIVIPGTEIIVRGHGQGFGINPMFSDETNLCNGRPVDGLTTLRNGTLVAFRGHYFWMLTPFSPPPPPRRITEVWGIPSPIDTVFTRCNCEGKTFFFKGSQYWRFTNDIKDAGYPKLISKGFGGLNGKIVAALSIAQYKNRPESVYFFKRGGSVQQYTYKQEPTQKCTGRRPAINYSVYGETAQVRRRRFERAIGPSQIHTIRIHYSPVRVPYQDKGFLHNEVKVSTLWRGLPNVVTSAISLPNVRKPDGYDYYAFSKDQYYNIDVPSRTARAITTRSGQTLSNTWYKCP from the exons ATGGAGTGGAAAATACTTCCCATTTACTTGCTGctgctttctgttttcttgattCAGCAAGCTTCTTCTCAAG ATTTATCAAGCTGTGCAGGGAGATGTGGGGAAGGGTATTCTAGAGATGCCACCTGCAACTGTGATTATAACTGTCAACACTACATGGAGTGCTGCCCTGACTTCAAGAAAGAATGCACTGTGG AGCTTTCCTGTAAAGGCCGCTGCTTCGAATCCTTTGCAAGAGGGAGGGAGTGTGACTGCGACTCAGACTGTAAGAAGTATGGCAAGTGCTGTTCCGATTATGGCACTTTTTGTGAAGCAG TGCATAaccccacaccaccaccacctccaaagACTGCACCTCCACCTCCAGGAGCATCTCAGACCATCAAATCAACAACCAAACGTTCACCCAAATCACCAAACAAGAAGAAGACTAAGAAAGTTATAGAATCAGAGGAAATAACAGAAG aacattctgtttctgaaaatcaagagtcttcctcctcctcttcctcttcctcttcaacTATTCGGAAAATCAAGTCTTCCAAAAATTCAGCTGATAATAGAGAATTAAAGAAGAAACCCAAAG taaaagataagaagaaaagaaCTCCTAAAAATAAACCTACCCTAGAACCACCAGTTATAGATGAAGGTGGAAGTGGACTGGATAATGGTGATTTCAAGCTCACCCCAACTCCTATCATTCCCACCACTCAACGTAATAAAGTTACCACGACTCCCAAGATTACAACAGTAAAACCAACACTTCCTAAGCCCAGTCTTCCACCTAATTCTGACACAACTAAAGAGATACCTTCGACAGTCAGAGAGACAACAGTTGAAACTAAAGAGACTTCTACGACAAGCAAACAGACTTCCACTAGCGCAAAAGAGAAGACAACTTCAGCTAAAGAGACACGAACTGCAGAGAATACATCTACTAAAGGTCTTGCACCCACACCTGAAGCTCCTGCTACATCTACACCCAAAGCTAAAACTATAACCAGATCCCCTACACCCACCACCCCCAAGAAGCCTACTCCCACCACCAAGGAGCCTGCACCCACCACCCCCAAGGAGcctgctcccaccaccaccaccaaggagcctgctcccaccaccaccaaggagcctgcacccaccaccaccaccaaggagcCTGCACCCACCACCCCCAAGGAGCCTgcacccaccaccaccaaggagcctgctcccaccaccaccccgaaGGAGcctgctcccaccaccaccaaggagCCTGCTCCCACCACCCCCAAGCAGCctgcacccaccaccaccaccaaggagcctgcacccaccaccaccaccaaggagcctgctcccaccaccaccaaggagcctgcacccaccaccaccaaggagcctgctcccaccacccccaaggagcctgctcccaccaccacccccaaggaGCCTGCTCCCAACACCGAGGAGCCTGCACCCACCACCAAGGAGcctgctcccaccaccaccaaggagCCTGCTCCCACCACCGAGGAGCCTGCACCCACCACCAAGGAGTCTgctcccaccaccaccaaggagcctgctcccaccaccacccccaaggagtctgctcccaccaccaccaaggagcctgcacccaccaccaccaccaaggagcctgctcccaccacccccaaggagcctgctcccaacaccaccaccaaggagcctgctcccaccaccacccccaaggagcctgctcccaccaccaccaccaagaagcCTGTACCCACCACCCCCAAGGAGCCTGCACCAACTATCCCCAAGGAGCCTGCACCAACTTCCCCCAAGGAGCCTGTACCAACTACCCCCAAGGAGCCTGCTCCCACCACCCCCAAGGAGCCTGCACCAACTGCCCCCAAGGAGCCTGCACCAACTGCCCCCAACAAGCCTGCACCAACTGCCCCCAACGAGCCTGCACCAACTGCCCCCAAGGAGCCTGCTCCCAACACCCCCAAGGAGCCTGCACCAACTGCCCCCAAGGAGCctgctcccaccaccacccccaaggagcctgctcccaccaccacccccaaggagcctgctcccaccaccacccccaaggaGCCTGCTCCCACCACCCCCAAGAAGCCTGCTCCCACCATCCCCGAGGAGCCTGCACCCACCAGCCCCAAGGAGCCTGCACCCACTACCACCCCCAAGGAGCCTGCTCCCACCAGCCCCAAGGAGCCTGCTCCCACCAGCCCCAAGGAGCCTGCTCCCATCACCCCCAAGGAGCCTGCTCCTACCATCCCCAAGGAGCCTGCACCCACCACCCCCAAGGAGCCAGCTCCTGCTAAACCCAAGGAGCCCACTCCAAATTTTCCTGAGACACCTGCTCCAAGTTCTCCTGATATACCTGCTCCAACCACCTCAAAGGCCTCTACTTCAACTACTGCCGTGCAGCCTGCCACTACTCCGAAGAGCCCTGCTGAATCAACTCCTCAGCCTCCTATAGAACCCACACCAAAGGCTCTCGGAAAGAGTCCCAAGGAACCTGCAGTACCCACAATCAAGGCTCCTAAAGTGAACAAACCTGAAATGACTACAACAGTTAAAGACAAGTCCACAGAAAAAGACATACATTCTACACCTGAAATTACAACAGCTGTAGCTAAGATTGTAACAGAGGCAGCAACTAAAACAGAAAAGGCTACTGAATCCAAAACACCAAGTACAACCACAGGTGTAACATCTACCACAACCAAACAGACCACGTCATCCAAAATTACTCCTAAGACAACTCTTGCACCTAAAGTAATGACTGCCACAAAGACGACGACCAAAAAGACTGCAAACAAGcctgaaaaaaccacagctgtACCAAAAGGCACAGCTACTAATTCTCAAGTGACAACTCCTAAACCGCAGAAACCAACCAAAGCACCCAAAAAGCCCACTTCGACCAAAAAGCCAACACCTAGAGTGAGAAAACCAAAGACTACACCAACACCCCCAAAGATGACATCAGTAATGCCTGAACCGACTCCTACCTCTTTACCAGAAGCCATGCTCCAAACCACCACCAGCCCTACCCCAACCCCCAACTCAGAAATAATTGAGGTAAACCCGAAGAATGAGGATGGAGATGCTGCTGAAGGAGAAAAACCTCACGTGATTTTCAGGCCCCCTGTGCTAACTCCTATAGTTATTCCAGGCACTGAAATCATAGTGAGAGGACACGGTCAAGGCTTCGGCATCAACCCCATGTTTTCAG ATGAAACTAATTTATGCAATGGTAGGCCTGTGGATGGACTGACTACTTTGCGTAATGGGACACTAGTTGCATTTCGAG GTCATTATTTCTGGATGTTGACTCCATTCAGTCCACCACCTCCACCTCGGAGAATTACTGAAGTGTGGGGAATTCCCTCCCCCATTGATACAGTTTTTACTAGATGCAACTGTGAGGGAAAAACGTTCTTCTTTAAG GGTTCTCAGTACTGGCGTTTCACCAACgacataaaagatgcaggatATCCCAAACTAATCTCCAAAGGATTTGGAGGACTAAATGGGAAAATAGTGGCGGCTCTCTCAATAGCTCAATACAAGAACAGACCTGAATCTGTGTATTTTTTCAAGAGAG GTGGCAGCGTTCAGCAGTACACTTACAAACAGGAACCCACCCAAAAGTGTACTGGAAGAAGGCCTGCTATAAACTATTCTGTGTATGGAGAAACAGCACAAGTTAGGAGACGTCGATTTGAACGTGCTATAGGACCTTCTCAAATACACACCATCAGGATTCACTACTCACCTGTCCGAGTCCCTTATCAAGACAAAG GCTTCCTCCATAATGAAGTTAAAGTGAGCACACTGTGGAGAGGACTTCCAAACGTGGTTACTTCAGCAATATCACTGCCCAACGTCAGAAAACCCGATGGCTATGATTACTATGCCTTTTCTAAAG ATCAATACTATAACATCGACGTGCCAAGTAGGACAGCAAGAGCCATTACTACTCGTTCTGGGCAGACCTTATCCAATACTTGGTACAAGTGTCCTTAG
- the PRG4 gene encoding proteoglycan 4 isoform X1 has translation MEWKILPIYLLLLSVFLIQQASSQDLSSCAGRCGEGYSRDATCNCDYNCQHYMECCPDFKKECTVELSCKGRCFESFARGRECDCDSDCKKYGKCCSDYGTFCEAVKDKKKRTPKNKPTLEPPVIDEGGSGLDNGDFKLTPTPIIPTTQRNKVTTTPKITTVKPTLPKPSLPPNSDTTKEIPSTVRETTVETKETSTTSKQTSTSAKEKTTSAKETRTAENTSTKGLAPTPEAPATSTPKAKTITRSPTPTTPKKPTPTTKEPAPTTPKEPAPTTTTKEPAPTTTKEPAPTTTTKEPAPTTPKEPAPTTTKEPAPTTTPKEPAPTTTKEPAPTTPKQPAPTTTTKEPAPTTTTKEPAPTTTKEPAPTTTKEPAPTTPKEPAPTTTPKEPAPNTEEPAPTTKEPAPTTTKEPAPTTEEPAPTTKESAPTTTKEPAPTTTPKESAPTTTKEPAPTTTTKEPAPTTPKEPAPNTTTKEPAPTTTPKEPAPTTTTKKPVPTTPKEPAPTIPKEPAPTSPKEPVPTTPKEPAPTTPKEPAPTAPKEPAPTAPNKPAPTAPNEPAPTAPKEPAPNTPKEPAPTAPKEPAPTTTPKEPAPTTTPKEPAPTTTPKEPAPTTPKKPAPTIPEEPAPTSPKEPAPTTTPKEPAPTSPKEPAPTSPKEPAPITPKEPAPTIPKEPAPTTPKEPAPAKPKEPTPNFPETPAPSSPDIPAPTTSKASTSTTAVQPATTPKSPAESTPQPPIEPTPKALGKSPKEPAVPTIKAPKVNKPEMTTTVKDKSTEKDIHSTPEITTAVAKIVTEAATKTEKATESKTPSTTTGVTSTTTKQTTSSKITPKTTLAPKVMTATKTTTKKTANKPEKTTAVPKGTATNSQVTTPKPQKPTKAPKKPTSTKKPTPRVRKPKTTPTPPKMTSVMPEPTPTSLPEAMLQTTTSPTPTPNSEIIEVNPKNEDGDAAEGEKPHVIFRPPVLTPIVIPGTEIIVRGHGQGFGINPMFSDETNLCNGRPVDGLTTLRNGTLVAFRGHYFWMLTPFSPPPPPRRITEVWGIPSPIDTVFTRCNCEGKTFFFKGSQYWRFTNDIKDAGYPKLISKGFGGLNGKIVAALSIAQYKNRPESVYFFKRGGSVQQYTYKQEPTQKCTGRRPAINYSVYGETAQVRRRRFERAIGPSQIHTIRIHYSPVRVPYQDKGFLHNEVKVSTLWRGLPNVVTSAISLPNVRKPDGYDYYAFSKDQYYNIDVPSRTARAITTRSGQTLSNTWYKCP, from the exons ATGGAGTGGAAAATACTTCCCATTTACTTGCTGctgctttctgttttcttgattCAGCAAGCTTCTTCTCAAG ATTTATCAAGCTGTGCAGGGAGATGTGGGGAAGGGTATTCTAGAGATGCCACCTGCAACTGTGATTATAACTGTCAACACTACATGGAGTGCTGCCCTGACTTCAAGAAAGAATGCACTGTGG AGCTTTCCTGTAAAGGCCGCTGCTTCGAATCCTTTGCAAGAGGGAGGGAGTGTGACTGCGACTCAGACTGTAAGAAGTATGGCAAGTGCTGTTCCGATTATGGCACTTTTTGTGAAGCAG taaaagataagaagaaaagaaCTCCTAAAAATAAACCTACCCTAGAACCACCAGTTATAGATGAAGGTGGAAGTGGACTGGATAATGGTGATTTCAAGCTCACCCCAACTCCTATCATTCCCACCACTCAACGTAATAAAGTTACCACGACTCCCAAGATTACAACAGTAAAACCAACACTTCCTAAGCCCAGTCTTCCACCTAATTCTGACACAACTAAAGAGATACCTTCGACAGTCAGAGAGACAACAGTTGAAACTAAAGAGACTTCTACGACAAGCAAACAGACTTCCACTAGCGCAAAAGAGAAGACAACTTCAGCTAAAGAGACACGAACTGCAGAGAATACATCTACTAAAGGTCTTGCACCCACACCTGAAGCTCCTGCTACATCTACACCCAAAGCTAAAACTATAACCAGATCCCCTACACCCACCACCCCCAAGAAGCCTACTCCCACCACCAAGGAGCCTGCACCCACCACCCCCAAGGAGcctgctcccaccaccaccaccaaggagcctgctcccaccaccaccaaggagcctgcacccaccaccaccaccaaggagcCTGCACCCACCACCCCCAAGGAGCCTgcacccaccaccaccaaggagcctgctcccaccaccaccccgaaGGAGcctgctcccaccaccaccaaggagCCTGCTCCCACCACCCCCAAGCAGCctgcacccaccaccaccaccaaggagcctgcacccaccaccaccaccaaggagcctgctcccaccaccaccaaggagcctgcacccaccaccaccaaggagcctgctcccaccacccccaaggagcctgctcccaccaccacccccaaggaGCCTGCTCCCAACACCGAGGAGCCTGCACCCACCACCAAGGAGcctgctcccaccaccaccaaggagCCTGCTCCCACCACCGAGGAGCCTGCACCCACCACCAAGGAGTCTgctcccaccaccaccaaggagcctgctcccaccaccacccccaaggagtctgctcccaccaccaccaaggagcctgcacccaccaccaccaccaaggagcctgctcccaccacccccaaggagcctgctcccaacaccaccaccaaggagcctgctcccaccaccacccccaaggagcctgctcccaccaccaccaccaagaagcCTGTACCCACCACCCCCAAGGAGCCTGCACCAACTATCCCCAAGGAGCCTGCACCAACTTCCCCCAAGGAGCCTGTACCAACTACCCCCAAGGAGCCTGCTCCCACCACCCCCAAGGAGCCTGCACCAACTGCCCCCAAGGAGCCTGCACCAACTGCCCCCAACAAGCCTGCACCAACTGCCCCCAACGAGCCTGCACCAACTGCCCCCAAGGAGCCTGCTCCCAACACCCCCAAGGAGCCTGCACCAACTGCCCCCAAGGAGCctgctcccaccaccacccccaaggagcctgctcccaccaccacccccaaggagcctgctcccaccaccacccccaaggaGCCTGCTCCCACCACCCCCAAGAAGCCTGCTCCCACCATCCCCGAGGAGCCTGCACCCACCAGCCCCAAGGAGCCTGCACCCACTACCACCCCCAAGGAGCCTGCTCCCACCAGCCCCAAGGAGCCTGCTCCCACCAGCCCCAAGGAGCCTGCTCCCATCACCCCCAAGGAGCCTGCTCCTACCATCCCCAAGGAGCCTGCACCCACCACCCCCAAGGAGCCAGCTCCTGCTAAACCCAAGGAGCCCACTCCAAATTTTCCTGAGACACCTGCTCCAAGTTCTCCTGATATACCTGCTCCAACCACCTCAAAGGCCTCTACTTCAACTACTGCCGTGCAGCCTGCCACTACTCCGAAGAGCCCTGCTGAATCAACTCCTCAGCCTCCTATAGAACCCACACCAAAGGCTCTCGGAAAGAGTCCCAAGGAACCTGCAGTACCCACAATCAAGGCTCCTAAAGTGAACAAACCTGAAATGACTACAACAGTTAAAGACAAGTCCACAGAAAAAGACATACATTCTACACCTGAAATTACAACAGCTGTAGCTAAGATTGTAACAGAGGCAGCAACTAAAACAGAAAAGGCTACTGAATCCAAAACACCAAGTACAACCACAGGTGTAACATCTACCACAACCAAACAGACCACGTCATCCAAAATTACTCCTAAGACAACTCTTGCACCTAAAGTAATGACTGCCACAAAGACGACGACCAAAAAGACTGCAAACAAGcctgaaaaaaccacagctgtACCAAAAGGCACAGCTACTAATTCTCAAGTGACAACTCCTAAACCGCAGAAACCAACCAAAGCACCCAAAAAGCCCACTTCGACCAAAAAGCCAACACCTAGAGTGAGAAAACCAAAGACTACACCAACACCCCCAAAGATGACATCAGTAATGCCTGAACCGACTCCTACCTCTTTACCAGAAGCCATGCTCCAAACCACCACCAGCCCTACCCCAACCCCCAACTCAGAAATAATTGAGGTAAACCCGAAGAATGAGGATGGAGATGCTGCTGAAGGAGAAAAACCTCACGTGATTTTCAGGCCCCCTGTGCTAACTCCTATAGTTATTCCAGGCACTGAAATCATAGTGAGAGGACACGGTCAAGGCTTCGGCATCAACCCCATGTTTTCAG ATGAAACTAATTTATGCAATGGTAGGCCTGTGGATGGACTGACTACTTTGCGTAATGGGACACTAGTTGCATTTCGAG GTCATTATTTCTGGATGTTGACTCCATTCAGTCCACCACCTCCACCTCGGAGAATTACTGAAGTGTGGGGAATTCCCTCCCCCATTGATACAGTTTTTACTAGATGCAACTGTGAGGGAAAAACGTTCTTCTTTAAG GGTTCTCAGTACTGGCGTTTCACCAACgacataaaagatgcaggatATCCCAAACTAATCTCCAAAGGATTTGGAGGACTAAATGGGAAAATAGTGGCGGCTCTCTCAATAGCTCAATACAAGAACAGACCTGAATCTGTGTATTTTTTCAAGAGAG GTGGCAGCGTTCAGCAGTACACTTACAAACAGGAACCCACCCAAAAGTGTACTGGAAGAAGGCCTGCTATAAACTATTCTGTGTATGGAGAAACAGCACAAGTTAGGAGACGTCGATTTGAACGTGCTATAGGACCTTCTCAAATACACACCATCAGGATTCACTACTCACCTGTCCGAGTCCCTTATCAAGACAAAG GCTTCCTCCATAATGAAGTTAAAGTGAGCACACTGTGGAGAGGACTTCCAAACGTGGTTACTTCAGCAATATCACTGCCCAACGTCAGAAAACCCGATGGCTATGATTACTATGCCTTTTCTAAAG ATCAATACTATAACATCGACGTGCCAAGTAGGACAGCAAGAGCCATTACTACTCGTTCTGGGCAGACCTTATCCAATACTTGGTACAAGTGTCCTTAG